The proteins below are encoded in one region of Paeniglutamicibacter cryotolerans:
- a CDS encoding molybdopterin-dependent oxidoreductase, which produces MKQQRKTRGRDLARFGFLGLVSAAVLFAVAQLVSAFFAVSSAPLVAMGSVFINLTPPWLKDLVIGLFGTNDKLVLFLSLGLVAAIVAVGIGLLARRSFGWAAGCIVILGAVISVAVISRPATSLADITPTLVGVVASLFVMRALVNAAWRVEKAAVGEGPGADVERTASRRIFLFGTLFTVVGAGVVAGIGQSLATVRNVAVAAREALKLPAPRTSAPALPAGVQVDVAGMPPFVTPNDDFYRIDTALSVPDINPSDWSLRIHGMVEKELTIGFDELLASELSEAYVTLTCVSNAVGGSLVGNAKWLGLPIRDLLARAMPQPGADMVLSTSIDGFSASTPLEVLTDGRDALLAVGMNGTPLPLEHGFPVRMVVPGLYGFVSATKWVVDLEVTRFADAKAYWSTRGWSDHGPIKLASRVDVPRAFAKVASGKVTMGGTAWAQTRGISKVQVQIDDGDWKDATLGTEASVDTWRQWSYVWEGGSSGNHSVTVRAVDGKGKVQTSDKADPAPNGASGWQRIQFSVA; this is translated from the coding sequence ATGAAGCAACAAAGGAAAACTCGCGGACGCGATCTGGCCAGGTTCGGGTTCCTTGGGCTGGTTTCGGCGGCGGTGCTCTTCGCCGTTGCACAACTGGTGTCGGCCTTCTTTGCCGTATCGTCGGCACCGCTGGTGGCCATGGGCTCGGTGTTCATCAACCTGACCCCGCCCTGGCTCAAAGACCTCGTGATTGGTCTCTTCGGCACCAACGACAAGCTGGTGCTTTTCCTTTCCCTGGGTCTGGTGGCTGCAATCGTTGCGGTGGGCATCGGGCTTCTTGCCCGGCGCTCCTTCGGCTGGGCCGCCGGATGCATCGTGATCTTGGGAGCGGTGATCTCCGTTGCAGTGATTTCCCGTCCGGCCACGTCGTTGGCCGACATCACCCCGACGCTCGTGGGCGTGGTGGCCTCACTGTTCGTAATGCGTGCGCTGGTCAATGCCGCCTGGCGGGTTGAGAAGGCGGCCGTCGGTGAGGGGCCCGGGGCCGACGTGGAGCGCACGGCCTCGCGCCGCATCTTCCTGTTCGGCACGTTGTTCACCGTGGTCGGCGCCGGCGTGGTGGCGGGGATCGGACAATCACTGGCCACGGTCCGTAATGTTGCCGTTGCCGCCAGGGAGGCGCTTAAGCTTCCGGCTCCGCGCACTTCCGCCCCGGCGCTTCCGGCGGGCGTGCAGGTCGATGTGGCAGGGATGCCACCCTTTGTCACGCCGAACGACGATTTCTACAGGATCGACACCGCTCTCTCCGTTCCGGATATCAACCCCTCCGACTGGTCTTTGCGGATCCACGGAATGGTGGAGAAGGAACTGACGATCGGTTTCGACGAACTGTTGGCATCCGAACTGAGCGAGGCTTATGTGACGTTGACCTGTGTCTCCAACGCGGTGGGAGGCTCGCTGGTGGGAAATGCCAAATGGTTGGGGCTGCCGATCCGCGATCTGCTGGCCCGGGCGATGCCGCAGCCTGGTGCCGACATGGTCTTGTCCACGTCCATTGACGGGTTTAGCGCCTCCACCCCGTTGGAGGTGCTCACCGATGGTCGTGATGCCTTGCTGGCCGTCGGCATGAATGGAACCCCGTTGCCCCTGGAACATGGATTTCCCGTGCGGATGGTGGTGCCCGGGCTCTACGGCTTCGTTTCGGCGACCAAGTGGGTTGTCGATTTGGAAGTGACCCGTTTTGCCGATGCGAAGGCCTATTGGTCTACCCGTGGCTGGTCGGATCACGGCCCGATCAAGTTGGCCTCGCGGGTCGACGTGCCGCGTGCGTTCGCCAAGGTCGCATCCGGAAAGGTCACCATGGGTGGCACGGCCTGGGCTCAGACCCGGGGCATCTCAAAGGTGCAGGTGCAGATCGACGACGGCGACTGGAAAGATGCGACCCTTGGGACCGAGGCATCTGTCGATACCTGGCGCCAGTGGAGCTACGTCTGGGAGGGTGGCTCCAGCGGGAACCACTCGGTGACGGTGAGGGCCGTCGATGGCAAGGGCAAGGTCCAGACCAGCGACAAGGCCGACCCGGCACCGAACGGCGCCAGCGGCTGGCAGCGCATCCAGTTCTCGGTGGCATAG
- the sigK gene encoding ECF RNA polymerase sigma factor SigK, which produces MRPTRLPDPEYDAPPTHEDLMLRVATGDEGAFEELYEAVSAQVFGLIRRIIRDEAQSEEVTQEVFVEAWQQATRFDPARGKAISWILTLAHRRAVDRVRASQASRDRDLRQGIKEFQETYDDVEEGVVLRDESHRVLVALERLSQAQRDAIRLAYFGGYTHHEVAVMLKIPVGTAKTRIRDGMTKLRDLMGVA; this is translated from the coding sequence ATGCGGCCTACACGATTACCGGATCCGGAATATGATGCCCCGCCAACGCATGAGGATTTGATGTTGCGTGTGGCCACGGGCGACGAGGGTGCCTTTGAGGAACTCTATGAAGCGGTCTCCGCTCAGGTTTTCGGGCTGATCCGCCGCATCATTCGAGACGAGGCCCAAAGCGAGGAAGTCACTCAGGAGGTGTTCGTGGAGGCATGGCAGCAGGCCACCCGGTTCGATCCGGCCCGGGGCAAGGCCATCTCGTGGATCCTGACCTTGGCTCACCGTCGGGCTGTCGACCGCGTGCGGGCCAGCCAAGCCAGTCGCGACCGTGATCTGCGCCAAGGCATCAAGGAATTCCAAGAAACCTACGACGATGTCGAAGAAGGCGTGGTCCTCCGCGATGAAAGCCACCGGGTCCTCGTGGCCTTGGAACGGTTATCGCAGGCGCAACGGGATGCCATCAGGCTGGCTTATTTTGGTGGATATACCCACCATGAGGTGGCAGTGATGCTCAAGATCCCGGTGGGCACGGCCAAGACGCGAATACGCGATGGAATGACCAAACTTCGAGACCTGATGGGAGTGGCGTAA
- a CDS encoding SRPBCC domain-containing protein: MNGSLDTGTVLEADPPRKLVMTMTTRWDEEATAEGETRIAYGIVQVGNSCQLTVIHDLLRDGVNGQLYGGWLETGERPGAPGSLRYT; this comes from the coding sequence GTGAACGGATCACTGGACACCGGCACTGTGTTGGAGGCCGATCCCCCACGCAAGCTGGTCATGACCATGACCACCCGGTGGGACGAGGAGGCGACGGCCGAAGGCGAAACCCGGATCGCCTACGGCATCGTCCAGGTCGGCAATTCCTGTCAGCTCACCGTCATACACGACTTGCTGCGCGACGGTGTAAACGGACAGCTCTACGGCGGCTGGCTGGAGACCGGCGAGCGCCCGGGCGCACCGGGATCGCTCAGGTACACCTGA
- a CDS encoding fasciclin domain-containing protein, with the protein MKLMNRKFASVLGVVAIASMGLTACSSGGETTTTPAPSSAPMTSSAPASPAPSSSAMDPAANLVGSGCAAYAKAVPSGAGSVTGMAQDPVAVAASNNPLLTTLTAAVSGKLNPKVDLVDTLNGGQFTVFAPVDAAFKAIPAKDLDAVVANADTLTSVLTYHVVPGQIAPADIDGTHATVEGADLKVTGSGNDIKVNGASVICGGVQTANATVYLIDKVLMPPAKK; encoded by the coding sequence ATGAAGCTCATGAACCGTAAGTTCGCATCAGTACTCGGAGTAGTTGCCATTGCCTCGATGGGTTTGACCGCCTGTTCCTCGGGTGGCGAGACCACAACCACCCCGGCACCGAGCTCGGCCCCGATGACCAGCAGCGCCCCGGCTTCGCCCGCACCATCGAGCAGCGCCATGGACCCGGCAGCAAATCTGGTTGGTTCCGGCTGTGCCGCCTACGCTAAGGCCGTCCCGTCCGGCGCAGGTTCGGTCACGGGCATGGCCCAGGACCCGGTCGCCGTCGCCGCCTCGAACAACCCTCTGCTGACCACGCTCACCGCGGCCGTCTCCGGGAAGCTGAACCCCAAGGTCGATCTCGTTGACACGCTCAACGGTGGACAGTTCACCGTCTTCGCCCCCGTTGATGCGGCCTTCAAGGCCATCCCCGCGAAGGACCTGGACGCCGTGGTTGCCAACGCCGACACGCTTACCTCCGTGCTGACCTACCACGTGGTGCCCGGCCAGATCGCACCGGCAGACATCGACGGAACCCACGCCACCGTCGAAGGTGCCGACCTGAAGGTGACCGGCAGTGGTAACGACATCAAGGTCAACGGGGCATCGGTGATCTGTGGCGGCGTCCAGACCGCAAATGCAACCGTGTACCTGATCGACAAGGTGCTCATGCCGCCGGCAAAGAAGTAA
- a CDS encoding anti-sigma factor — MEQHENELTGSYALNALNETERQELFEHSERSSAIRDEIDALTGTATLLGLSAAPVAPPARVKTNIMAAIKNTAQLPAETSPMTSSAADAPAEETLPAQATEDAQTPPVQPVVPVTSLAAEREARRPARFSTRVLGIAAGALFVASAGLASVVISQNVQQEKLETQLADAGKNQAELTRLLTASDVKSATQTLKDGARVTLAYSAGEGMMAVTTAGLPALPTDKGYEFWLISDEGAVSAGLLSGPDPDTMTLVNGSMQGITHFGISVEPSGGSPEPTTTPILVQEL, encoded by the coding sequence ATGGAACAGCACGAAAACGAGTTGACCGGCAGCTACGCCCTGAATGCACTCAACGAAACCGAACGTCAGGAGTTGTTCGAGCATTCGGAACGCTCCTCGGCAATCCGCGATGAGATTGATGCCCTGACAGGAACCGCGACCCTGCTCGGTCTCAGTGCCGCCCCCGTTGCCCCTCCGGCGAGGGTCAAAACAAACATCATGGCCGCCATCAAGAACACGGCACAGCTGCCGGCGGAAACCTCCCCCATGACGAGCTCTGCGGCGGATGCTCCCGCGGAAGAGACCTTACCGGCGCAAGCCACTGAGGATGCCCAGACACCTCCGGTCCAACCCGTTGTCCCGGTCACCAGCCTGGCCGCCGAACGCGAAGCGCGGCGACCGGCTCGCTTTTCCACTCGGGTCCTGGGCATTGCCGCCGGTGCCTTGTTTGTCGCTTCGGCAGGCTTGGCCAGTGTGGTGATCAGCCAGAATGTCCAACAGGAAAAGCTCGAGACGCAGTTGGCTGATGCGGGTAAGAACCAGGCCGAACTGACCCGTCTGCTGACGGCCTCCGATGTGAAATCGGCGACCCAGACCCTCAAGGATGGGGCCCGGGTGACGCTTGCCTATTCCGCCGGTGAGGGAATGATGGCAGTCACTACTGCCGGATTGCCCGCACTGCCCACCGACAAAGGGTACGAATTCTGGTTGATCTCCGATGAGGGGGCCGTCTCGGCCGGACTGCTCAGTGGACCGGACCCTGACACCATGACCCTGGTGAACGGTTCGATGCAGGGTATCACGCACTTCGGCATCTCGGTGGAACCCTCCGGTGGTTCCCCGGAGCCGACGACGACCCCGATCCTGGTCCAGGAACTGTAG
- a CDS encoding MFS transporter, whose protein sequence is MTTKQNASPGDAVGKTYHASPKDMRRILLSSFLGTAVEYYDFILYATAAGIVFNQVFFAGLDPNLAIFVSFGTLAVGYIARPLGGLIFGNLGDKLGRKTILMATVVMMGVASTLMGLLPTTAQVGVWAPILLVSLRIFQGLAVGGEWGGAMLLAFESSKKESRGFASAFAYMGAPAGTIVGTLILSAMSTLPKEEFLSWGWRVPFLFSAVLMMLAVFIRMKVTESKIFNEVSESAQKKQSKVPVAVLFREHRKPLLIAVMSGLSGQMAQGLMGAWAISFAVQQAILAQTEVLNLKAFGGVFTILAIITASKLSDRLGRRKVLIWGNIGAIILAFPVMALLDMGNTVAFLLAIVLGLSIVQGFTAGPYGAFAGELFPTNVRYSGTSIGYQLASTLGAGFTPMIATALVIAGGGKLWLVAAMWMAFSAMSLGALVFAKDRSGSDIQNLDGDLGSGNAAQGPTQKHAAVPVKS, encoded by the coding sequence ATGACGACCAAACAGAACGCTTCACCGGGCGATGCGGTAGGCAAGACGTACCACGCCAGTCCCAAGGACATGCGCAGAATCCTCCTCTCCAGCTTCCTGGGCACCGCCGTCGAATACTACGACTTCATCCTCTATGCCACGGCCGCCGGCATCGTGTTCAACCAGGTGTTCTTTGCCGGGCTGGACCCGAACCTGGCCATCTTCGTCTCTTTCGGCACCCTGGCTGTCGGTTACATCGCCCGGCCGCTGGGCGGGCTGATCTTCGGCAACCTGGGTGACAAGCTCGGTCGCAAGACCATCCTGATGGCCACCGTGGTGATGATGGGCGTGGCCTCCACGCTGATGGGCCTGCTGCCCACTACCGCCCAGGTCGGTGTCTGGGCACCGATCCTGCTGGTCTCCCTGCGCATCTTCCAGGGCCTGGCCGTGGGTGGGGAATGGGGCGGGGCCATGCTGTTGGCTTTCGAAAGCTCGAAGAAGGAATCCCGCGGTTTCGCTTCCGCCTTCGCCTACATGGGTGCCCCGGCCGGCACCATCGTGGGTACGCTGATCCTCTCGGCCATGTCCACCCTGCCCAAGGAAGAGTTCCTGAGCTGGGGCTGGCGGGTGCCGTTCCTGTTCTCCGCCGTGCTGATGATGCTGGCGGTATTCATCCGCATGAAGGTCACCGAATCGAAGATCTTCAACGAGGTCTCGGAATCGGCGCAGAAGAAGCAGAGCAAGGTCCCGGTGGCCGTGTTGTTCCGCGAGCACCGCAAGCCGCTGCTGATCGCCGTCATGTCGGGCCTCTCGGGCCAGATGGCACAGGGACTGATGGGTGCCTGGGCCATCTCCTTCGCCGTGCAGCAGGCCATCCTGGCCCAGACCGAAGTGCTGAACCTCAAGGCCTTCGGTGGTGTCTTCACCATCCTGGCCATCATCACCGCCTCCAAGCTCAGCGACCGCCTGGGCCGACGCAAGGTTCTGATCTGGGGCAACATCGGCGCGATCATCCTTGCCTTCCCGGTCATGGCGCTGCTGGACATGGGCAACACCGTCGCGTTCCTGCTGGCCATCGTGCTGGGCCTGAGCATCGTGCAGGGCTTCACCGCAGGTCCCTACGGCGCCTTCGCCGGTGAACTGTTCCCGACCAATGTGCGCTACTCGGGCACCTCGATCGGCTACCAGCTGGCCTCCACCCTCGGCGCCGGTTTCACCCCGATGATCGCCACCGCGCTGGTCATCGCCGGTGGCGGCAAGCTGTGGCTGGTGGCGGCCATGTGGATGGCGTTCTCGGCGATGTCGCTGGGTGCACTGGTCTTCGCCAAGGACCGCTCGGGCAGTGACATCCAGAATCTGGACGGAGACCTGGGTTCCGGAAATGCAGCTCAAGGGCCAACCCAAAAGCACGCGGCGGTACCTGTCAAGTCCTGA
- a CDS encoding AraC family transcriptional regulator yields MTVETPMVTTFSTDRVPAGQRVSYWERHSEASLMSLTCSVDDKQDFLARQFQLPLSRLRYLRMHGSGHSIGRIAAGIRDLPADVLFLCLLTGGEAAFGQGSGTDLLGRGEGILYDPDVPFTYSFARELNQVVVELPRDLFHSITGQEGLLRSRLIRRDGSPGVDGMGWLIALVQRSIDQPETARAQEDTALALLVDMLLQIPRSPAEDHVAAASRFIAENVSNPGLSVPRIARGLGITPRHLNRVFAAQGRSVAAHVLEVRLERAHGLLLDPRHAQLNISRIAALAGFSSAAHFARTFRARYGHSATEVRRGTPR; encoded by the coding sequence ATGACTGTGGAAACACCGATGGTCACCACGTTTTCAACAGATCGAGTGCCCGCCGGACAACGCGTGAGCTATTGGGAACGGCATAGCGAGGCATCGTTGATGTCCCTGACCTGTTCGGTGGATGACAAGCAGGACTTCCTGGCCCGGCAGTTTCAGTTGCCGTTGTCCCGTTTGCGCTATCTGCGGATGCACGGGAGCGGGCATTCCATCGGCAGGATAGCCGCGGGGATCCGGGACCTGCCCGCCGATGTGCTGTTCCTGTGCCTGCTGACCGGCGGGGAGGCTGCCTTCGGGCAGGGCAGTGGCACCGATCTGCTCGGGCGCGGGGAGGGGATCCTCTACGATCCGGACGTCCCGTTCACCTATTCGTTCGCACGGGAACTGAACCAGGTGGTGGTGGAGCTGCCGCGGGACCTCTTCCACTCCATCACTGGCCAGGAGGGGCTGTTGAGGTCCCGGTTGATACGGCGGGACGGGAGCCCCGGGGTGGACGGCATGGGATGGCTCATCGCCCTGGTCCAGCGTTCCATAGACCAGCCGGAAACAGCTAGGGCCCAGGAGGACACGGCGCTCGCGCTCCTGGTTGACATGCTGCTGCAGATTCCGCGGAGCCCCGCGGAGGACCACGTCGCGGCGGCCAGCCGTTTCATAGCGGAAAACGTGTCGAACCCCGGGCTCTCCGTTCCGCGGATCGCGCGGGGCCTGGGGATCACCCCGCGACACTTGAACCGGGTCTTTGCCGCCCAGGGGCGCAGCGTCGCCGCACACGTCCTGGAGGTCCGGCTCGAACGGGCCCATGGACTGTTGCTCGACCCTCGACATGCGCAGCTTAACATCTCCCGGATTGCGGCTCTTGCCGGCTTCTCCAGCGCCGCGCATTTCGCCCGGACGTTCAGGGCGCGGTACGGGCATTCCGCCACTGAGGTGCGGCGCGGAACCCCGAGATAG
- the lhgO gene encoding L-2-hydroxyglutarate oxidase — translation MGGGNNYDYVVVGAGIVGLATARELLHREPGATVAVLEKEAGVATHQTGHNSGVIHAGIYYEPGSLKARLCREGEQATKEFCRENGIRYETTGKLVVATNESEAARLGDLHDRALLNGINVRPISGLELGKIEPNIAGTAALLVASTGIVDYRKVAGAMAREITGRGGRIACSTRVTGIRELPDRVEVATVAGETLSAGRLLVCGGLQADRLLRMGGVEPDFRIVPFRGEYYRLPERLSGLVRHLIYPVPDPNLPFLGVHLSPTIGGSITVGPNAVVGLAREGYAKYSVSGRDAADMFGFPGFWKVMAANLSSGFGELRDSVFKHGYLAACRKYCPSLEARDLAPYPAGIRAQAVMADGSLVHDFLIRSTARQLHVANAPSPAATSAVPIARMIVAMLAGEGSRRN, via the coding sequence GTGGGCGGCGGGAACAACTATGACTACGTGGTGGTCGGTGCGGGAATCGTGGGTCTGGCCACGGCCCGAGAGTTGCTACACCGCGAACCCGGGGCCACGGTGGCGGTGCTTGAGAAGGAAGCCGGGGTTGCCACGCACCAGACCGGACACAATTCCGGGGTCATCCATGCGGGCATCTACTATGAACCAGGCTCGCTCAAGGCGCGTCTATGCCGCGAGGGGGAACAGGCAACGAAGGAATTCTGTCGCGAAAACGGGATTCGCTACGAAACAACCGGCAAGCTCGTGGTGGCGACCAATGAATCCGAGGCCGCACGGCTGGGCGACCTCCATGACCGGGCGCTGCTCAACGGGATCAATGTCCGCCCGATCAGCGGGCTGGAACTGGGTAAGATCGAGCCGAACATCGCCGGTACCGCGGCACTGCTTGTCGCCTCTACCGGCATTGTCGACTATCGCAAGGTGGCCGGTGCGATGGCCCGCGAAATAACCGGGCGTGGTGGACGCATAGCATGCTCGACTCGGGTGACTGGCATCCGCGAACTTCCCGACCGGGTCGAGGTCGCTACCGTGGCTGGGGAAACCCTCAGCGCCGGAAGGCTGTTGGTCTGCGGGGGACTGCAAGCGGACCGGCTGCTGCGGATGGGCGGAGTGGAACCGGATTTCCGGATCGTTCCCTTCCGCGGGGAGTACTACCGCCTTCCCGAAAGGCTCTCAGGGCTGGTCCGGCACTTGATCTACCCGGTTCCGGACCCCAACTTGCCGTTCCTCGGGGTGCATCTTTCGCCGACGATCGGCGGTTCAATTACCGTAGGTCCGAATGCCGTCGTGGGCCTCGCCCGGGAAGGCTACGCGAAATACTCCGTCAGCGGCCGGGACGCGGCCGACATGTTCGGTTTCCCGGGTTTCTGGAAGGTGATGGCCGCGAACCTGTCCTCAGGTTTCGGTGAACTGCGTGATTCCGTCTTCAAACACGGATACCTGGCTGCCTGCCGGAAATACTGCCCCTCGTTGGAGGCCCGGGACCTGGCCCCGTATCCGGCAGGCATCCGCGCCCAGGCGGTGATGGCCGACGGGTCCCTGGTCCATGACTTCCTCATCCGGTCCACCGCACGACAATTACATGTGGCCAATGCGCCGTCGCCTGCGGCGACTTCCGCCGTGCCGATCGCCCGGATGATCGTGGCGATGCTCGCAGGAGAGGGCAGCCGGAGGAACTGA
- a CDS encoding sunset domain-containing protein produces the protein MRNSWGRGLAALIAASSLVLGGSVAAGAAPQPAAIGQVVAVAKKAPAPVAIKVIPNKTVKGNAKVTIKPLVRVNSKKAKLTKQRISVKQGNRTLASYAKSVRLKAGTYKVTTTVKYKRTGSKSIKTVSKKQTLVIKKAPVKKSSWVYSSSNWSCPSAYPIKGNESSMIYHVPGGQYYSRTNPERCFASGAAARAAGYRSSKR, from the coding sequence TTGAGGAATTCATGGGGACGCGGCCTCGCCGCGTTGATTGCGGCCTCGTCGTTGGTGCTCGGCGGCAGTGTTGCCGCCGGCGCTGCACCGCAGCCCGCCGCCATCGGGCAGGTTGTTGCTGTGGCGAAGAAGGCTCCGGCGCCGGTGGCCATCAAGGTCATCCCGAATAAGACGGTGAAGGGCAACGCCAAGGTCACTATCAAGCCGCTGGTGCGCGTTAACTCGAAGAAAGCCAAGCTGACCAAGCAGCGGATCTCGGTCAAGCAGGGCAATCGGACTCTGGCCAGTTACGCGAAGTCAGTCCGGCTAAAGGCTGGCACCTATAAGGTGACCACGACGGTGAAGTACAAGCGGACGGGCTCGAAGAGCATCAAGACCGTGTCCAAAAAGCAGACACTGGTCATCAAGAAGGCCCCGGTCAAGAAGTCGAGCTGGGTTTACAGCAGCAGCAACTGGTCCTGCCCGTCCGCTTACCCGATCAAGGGCAACGAAAGTTCCATGATCTACCACGTGCCGGGTGGACAGTACTACTCCCGCACCAATCCGGAGCGCTGCTTCGCCTCGGGGGCGGCCGCCCGTGCGGCCGGATACCGCTCATCTAAGCGCTGA
- a CDS encoding DmpA family aminopeptidase, with protein sequence MTVRARDLGIELDGVPGEHNAITDVPGITVGYVTLDPGDGSACTGVTAILPRGHDGVGVPCSAGTYSLNGNGEMTGRTWIEESGQFSTPIMITNSHSVGACHTGVNRWMHENHPRVSAQWMLPVVAETWDGYLNRINDNLVTPEHAAQALDAAVSGPLAEGSVGGGTGMNCYGFKGGSGTASRKVRACDTDYTLGVFLQANFGSRKELRINGVPVGRTSQAPCPMQDTDWFTTELAAASSIPGGSGSVIVIVATDAPLLPAQAKALARRVPMGLARTGTTGGHFSGDIFLAFSTANQGSLVSNITMGGAGTPLDSLEFLPWAQMDGLYTATVEAVEEAVLNALVNNHDVTGRDGHFSPALPHAEVIAGIR encoded by the coding sequence ATGACAGTGCGGGCTCGCGATCTGGGCATCGAGCTGGATGGCGTGCCCGGCGAGCACAATGCCATCACCGACGTTCCCGGTATCACCGTGGGCTATGTGACGTTGGATCCGGGCGACGGTTCGGCCTGCACCGGAGTCACTGCGATCCTTCCACGCGGCCACGACGGGGTGGGAGTACCCTGCTCTGCCGGGACGTACTCGCTGAACGGGAATGGGGAAATGACGGGGCGGACCTGGATCGAGGAATCCGGCCAGTTCTCCACCCCGATCATGATCACGAACTCGCATTCCGTGGGCGCCTGCCACACCGGGGTGAATCGCTGGATGCACGAGAACCACCCACGGGTCTCGGCCCAGTGGATGCTCCCGGTGGTCGCCGAGACCTGGGACGGTTACCTGAACCGCATCAATGACAATTTGGTGACTCCCGAACATGCAGCCCAGGCATTGGACGCGGCGGTCTCCGGCCCGTTGGCCGAGGGCTCGGTCGGTGGCGGCACCGGCATGAACTGCTACGGTTTCAAGGGCGGGTCCGGCACAGCTTCGCGCAAGGTGCGGGCCTGCGACACCGACTACACGCTCGGCGTCTTTCTGCAGGCGAACTTCGGTTCGCGCAAGGAACTGCGCATCAACGGCGTACCGGTCGGCCGCACCTCCCAGGCACCCTGCCCGATGCAGGACACCGACTGGTTCACGACCGAACTGGCAGCCGCCTCATCCATTCCCGGCGGCTCCGGCTCGGTCATCGTCATCGTCGCCACCGATGCCCCGCTGCTCCCGGCACAGGCCAAGGCCCTGGCCCGACGCGTACCGATGGGCCTGGCCCGGACAGGAACCACCGGCGGCCACTTCTCCGGGGACATCTTCCTCGCGTTTTCCACCGCCAACCAAGGCTCCCTGGTTTCCAACATCACCATGGGCGGGGCCGGCACCCCGCTGGACTCCCTTGAGTTCCTTCCCTGGGCGCAGATGGATGGGCTGTACACGGCAACAGTCGAGGCGGTCGAGGAAGCGGTGCTGAACGCGCTGGTCAACAACCACGACGTCACCGGTCGCGACGGCCATTTCTCCCCCGCACTGCCCCATGCCGAGGTCATCGCCGGCATCCGCTAG
- a CDS encoding ABC transporter permease, with protein MRLSAPAKITLRVFAFLVMAAIYLPLLLVIANSFNATTSGAFPIQEFTTKWWVAAMHNEGVREALWTSIKVASVATAISLVLGSMVAFALSRYEFFGKNTVNLLVVLPIALPGIVTGVALNNTFKTVLEPLGIGLGLFSVIVGHATFSIVMVFNNVQARMGRMNRGLEEAAMDMGANVFKTFFQVTFPGFRSAFIAGGLLAFALSFDEIVVTTFTAAPGTETLPIWIFNNMSRPNQAPVVNVIAAVLILASMIPVYLSQRLTGDDKK; from the coding sequence ATGAGACTCTCTGCCCCCGCCAAGATCACCCTGCGCGTCTTCGCGTTCCTGGTCATGGCCGCCATCTATCTGCCGCTGCTGCTGGTGATAGCCAATTCGTTCAACGCCACCACGTCCGGTGCCTTCCCGATCCAGGAGTTCACCACCAAGTGGTGGGTCGCGGCCATGCACAACGAGGGAGTGCGCGAGGCCCTGTGGACCTCGATCAAGGTCGCCTCGGTGGCCACGGCGATCTCCCTGGTCCTGGGCTCGATGGTTGCCTTTGCCCTGTCCCGCTACGAGTTCTTCGGGAAGAACACGGTGAACCTGCTGGTCGTGCTGCCTATCGCGCTGCCGGGCATCGTCACCGGTGTCGCGTTGAACAACACGTTCAAGACGGTGCTGGAACCGCTGGGCATCGGCCTGGGCCTGTTCTCGGTGATCGTGGGACATGCGACATTCTCGATAGTCATGGTGTTCAACAACGTCCAGGCGCGCATGGGCAGGATGAACCGCGGCCTCGAGGAGGCGGCGATGGACATGGGCGCGAACGTGTTCAAGACGTTCTTCCAGGTCACCTTCCCCGGGTTCCGCTCCGCCTTCATCGCCGGCGGCCTGTTGGCCTTCGCGCTGAGCTTCGATGAAATCGTGGTCACCACGTTCACCGCCGCGCCGGGCACCGAGACGCTGCCGATCTGGATCTTCAACAACATGTCGCGTCCCAACCAGGCCCCGGTGGTCAACGTGATTGCCGCGGTCCTGATCCTGGCCTCGATGATCCCGGTCTACCTGAGCCAGCGGCTCACCGGAGACGACAAGAAGTAG